The Triticum aestivum cultivar Chinese Spring chromosome 7B, IWGSC CS RefSeq v2.1, whole genome shotgun sequence genome window below encodes:
- the LOC123160663 gene encoding BEL1-like homeodomain protein 2: MSSNPSYQQQLGFDAMNTCFFGGSGMIGSSEAPFFYPSMPHDAGFASGGAEVAAHLVASSAVMVTSPANQLVWSAAPSRDSHQASMSTDEMNDDAYAVAGESCSTVHSMLPSASGSADFFQYGPGEVTIAQPSKMAKLISGEPHCGWLYDGPSAASTHQPYYPTAFSGGGDLPDAVAGAASGLSLRLGAQSSSVTMASMPEQSSEVSCSGLTHVNSEGFGYQQPQAVRAHAGAGQFHLPPYGDVGAGDYELRHVYPQMYSRPPHFSQVLPRSGYAHIAQELLNGFAGCLLKDVAEMTDDSVSDIGSEASLLLSSSCSARTPSSVSSNHLMLPSEEHSADGGRWMEAQRVRNDLLKLLQLMDQRCNRCFDDIQTTASKFSSMVAHPGGGGGAIAPPPFAQRALSAVYRRLRKRITGLIVAVAQRSGGHGEPSSLADKERSWESSFIQKHWALQQLRRGDQQSWRPQRGLPEKSVAVLKAWMFENFLRPYPKDHEKDMLAARSGLSRSQVSNWFINARVRLWKPMIEEMYEELKRSSGRSGDAAELPSSKDVVG, translated from the exons ATGTCTAGCAATCCATCCTATCAGCAGCAGCTGGGGTTCGATGCCATGAACACTTGTTTCTTCGGCGGCAGCGGCATGATCGGTTCTTCCGAAGCGCCATTCTTCTACCCAAGCATGCCTCACGATGCAGGCTTCGCCTCCGGCGGCGCGGAGGTGGCCGCGCATTTAGTGGCCAGCAGCGCCGTGATGGTCACTTCGCCGGCGAACCAGCTCGTGTGGTCCGCCGCTCCTTCGCGGGACAGCCACCAAGCGAGCATGTCCACGGATGAGATGAACGACGACGCCTACGCCGTCGCTGGCGAGAGCTGCAGCACCGTGCACTCCATGCTCCCTTCCGCCTCCGGCTCGGCGGACTTCTTCCAGTACGGGCCGGGGGAAGTCACCATCGCCCAGCCGTCAAAGATGGCCAAGCTCATAAGTGGAGAGCCACACTGTGGCTGGCTCTACGACGGACCAAGCGCTGCCTCCACCCACCAGCCGTATTACCCGACGGCGTTCTCCGGCGGCGGCGACCTTCCGGACGCGGTCGCCGGCGCGGCGAGCGGTCTCTCGCTCAGGCTAGGTGCCCAGTCTTCCTCGGTCACCATGGCGAGCATGCCGGAGCAGTCCTCGGAGGTGAGCTGCTCCGGCCTGACCCATGTGAACAGCGAAGGCTTTGGCTACCAGCAGCCTCAGGCCGTCAGGGCTCACGCCGGCGCCGGCCAGTTCCATCTGCCTCCTTACGGCGATGTCGGTGCCGGCGACTACGAGCTGCGGCACGTGTACCCACAGATGTATTCGAGGCCTCCGCACTTCTCGCAGGTGCTGCCGCGGTCGGGATACGCGCACATTGCTCAGGAGCTGCTGAATGGGTTCGCCGGCTGCCTGCTGAAAGACGTGGCCGAGATGACTGATGATTCAGTCAGCGACATTGGCAGCGAGGCGAGCCTCCTGCTCTCATCGAGCTGCTCGGCGAGGACGCCGTCGTCGGTGAGCTCCAACCACCTGATGCTGCCCTCCGAGGAGCACTCAGCCGACGGCGGGAGGTGGATGGAGGCTCAGAGGGTGAGGAACGATCTCCTGAAACTGCTGCAGCTG ATGGATCAGAGGTGCAACCGGTGCTTCGACGATATCCAGACCACGGCGTCCAAGTTCAGCAGCATGGTGGCGCatccgggcggcggaggcggcgccatcgccccgccgccgttCGCGCAGCGGGCGCTCTCCGCGGTGTACCGGAGGCTGAGGAAGCGGATCACGGGCCTGATCGTGGCGGTGGCGCAGAGGTCCGGCGGGCACGGGGAGCCGTCGTCGCTGGCGGACAAGGAGCGGAGCTGGGAGTCGTCCTTCATCCAGAAGCACTGGGCGCTGCAGCAGCTCCGGCGCGGCGACCAGCAGTCGTGGCGGCCGCAGCGCGGCCTGCCGGAGAAGTCCGTCGCCGTGCTCAAAGCCTGGATGTTCGAGAACTTCCTCCGCCC GTACCCGAAAGACCACGAGAAGGACATGCTGGCGGCGAGGAGCGGGCTGAGCAGGAGCCAG GTCTCCAACTGGTTCATCAACGCGCGCGTCCGGCTGTGGAAGCCGATGATCGAGGAGATGTACGAGGAGCTCAAGAGGAGCTCGGGGCGCAGCGGCGACGCCGCCGAGCTTCCGAGCAGCAAAGACGTCGTCGGCTAG